The genomic interval TAATCCAGCTACAGAGTCTAACCAGCTGTCCGACACCATCACAGCTATCAAAGTTATTTCCCCCAAAAACAGGTGTGGAGTACTTCAACGTCCTTTAGTATACGCTTTCGAGACATTTAATGggcttttctgttctgtttctttttttgtcctttATAAGCGAGACTCTAGGCTGCCTCTGCCGTCTCtgagcacagagaacacacCACATTAGGTCTACTCACACAAACGTCATTTGACACATGTGCTGCAAGCATCGCTAAGTACCCGAGCAGAACTGCATTTGCAGAGTGGGGGTAGTGTCTCAGCTggagttcttttttttatctcctCCAAAGCGCCAGCTCCTTCGCAGAGTTCCCAGCTCTGCACGGCATCGGGGCGAAGCTTTCTGAGCCCGCTTCTCAACCTCCTGCCCCCAAACACACCCGCACTATGAGCCACGGTTGTTATCGCAGTCACTCAAGCTGGAGTGAGAATATCTCTTTCAAAGCCAAAATATCTCTCGGAATTCGTAgcctaattttgtttttaatcagattaagtcaaaatgaataattcatcaATTAATCACTTTCCCATCGTATAATTCATGTACTGTGTTCACACATATTCATGGGTGTCTACACcttaaacacatgcatgcatgcaaacacacacacacacacacactcagcccaAAGCACTGGGAACAGTAGAAATAATCCCTGATCCAttcctgcttgtgtgtgtgtgtgtgtgtgtgtgtgtgagtgtgtgagcatgtgtgtgtgtgtgtgtgtgtgtgtgagtgtgtgagtgtgttatatCTCTTTTCCCACACTCTCTGCTCACTGCACAGGGCAGTCTCTGCTTTAAACCACCTCCTGCTACCGGCACCGGTTCTTTGACCCAGCTGGACTACCGTCCACAAGCAGAGGAACGCGGGAGGGAATTAAAGAGATAAACAAGGATCTCACATATGCTTCTTGCTCCAGTTTTCTCACCTTAGTGGGAACGTGAAGGGCCTGTGACTGTAATGAGGCACAGGGACAAACAGCTGTGCTTTCTGACGTGAAGTCACGTGCTGTTTGGCAAAGTTACAAGCACAGCTCGTGACCGGGCAGGGTCCGCCACACACTCAGAGCGTGAAGACATTCTTTGCGCATTACACACGAGCCGCTTTACTGATGGGGAGCCGTGCGCAGATAAAGCCCAGCGATTCAgacttcctcatcctcatcatcagGCACTAATCTAACCTTCAAAGGCAAGATGTTGCTGAGAAACGTCAGAGATTACTGACTGGCAGACTGCGAAAGGTTCACTGTGAGGTTCGCGGGGAGGTTTGGTACCCCCCTCTACCGCACACTCTAGGTTCGGCTGCAGGTTCGCTCTGAGGCTCAGCAAGGATTTTAGCTCCAGACCTTTTGTGGTTTTCAGAGGaataaaattgaaaatgtatgtgaaatCCAATAGAGCAGCCACCATTTCTGCATGCAAAACAGCCCAGTATGATCCAACTGGATAAAACCGGTTACAGAGCTCAAAACGTCCCAGTCAGCCAAACGAGTCCCATGTGCCTGTGTAAGCTAGGCGCAGTCAGGGTTTAAGACTCCTGCTCCACAGGACCAGGGGGGTGAGGAGCTCCTCACCCTCACCCCTCTGTAGCCCCACACTCAACCCTCTCTACTGAAGCCTCTCTACCCCCACACTCAACCCCCTCTACCCCAATTTAATGGCACGAGACAGAGAAAATatgtgagacaaagagaagatgaaagaaaataaGATGTAAACAGTTGGATTTTGCCTCTTTAAAACGTTATCAGAAGTTTAGTCTCTGTGATATGAATGAAACAACCCCGCTGAAGTAAACAAATACTGTCTTCACTACTTAATATGATTGATAAACAACCTGAGAAGAAAGACAGGAGACCAGGGAATGACAGAACAACTGTTTCACattcaaatcacattttcacCGAGATGACCGCAGCTGCTGGGATGGAGCCACGCAAGCCTCATAGGCTCGCACGAAGCCTGTGGTAAGCAGAACATTTGTAGCGCATGCACGACATACACGCGTGACAAGCCCCAACACACTGATCACGGTGCAAGAAATCTAGCACAGGTGAGGAGAAAGAAGGACTGAGAGCAAGATAGAgcgaaagagagacagaaagggagagagagagggcaagatgAATGGGCAAACAGCTTGatcttaataaagaaaaatgaaaaatgaggaCACAGTAAACAGGGAAATATTTGCTTGTTATTGAGCATATcagtaaacagtgtgtgtgtgtgtgtgtgtgtgtgtgtgtgtgtgtgtgtgtgtgtgtgtgtgtgtgtgtgtgtgtgagtgtgtgtgtgtgtgagtgagaaaaaaagagagtgaggtCACATTCAAACATCATCTTTTCCAAGATAgatggcagagaggagaggtgaggtgaggagaggtgaggagaggtgagaagaggtgaggtgaggagaggagaggtgaggagaggagaggagaggtgaggagaggtgagaagaggtgaggagaggagaggtgaggagaggtgagaagaggtgaggtgaggagaggagaggtgaggagaggagaggagaggagaggtgaggagaggtgagaagaggtgaggagaggagaggtgaggagaggtgagaagaggtgaggtgaggagaggagaggagaggagaggagaggagaggtgaggagaggagaggtgaggagaggagaggagaggagaggtgagaagaggagaggagaggagaggtgaggagaggagaggtgagaagaggtgaggtgaggagaggtgaggagaggtgagaagaggtgaggagaggagaggtgaggagaggtgaggtgaggagaggtgaggagagcagaggtgaggagaggtgaggtgaggagaggtgaggtgagatGAGCAGGAACCTATTGGTTTGCAAGGTCACAGAACTGATTGAGCccccactcactccctcacccaCTACCAAGAGAAAGGCAGCATcaagtctccctctctctctctctctctctgtctctctctctctctctgtctctctctctctctctctctctctctctctctctctctctctctctctctctctctctctctctctgtctctctctctctctctctgtctctctctctctctctctctctgtctctctctctctctctctgtctctctctctctctctctctctctctctctctctctctctctctctctctctctctctgtctctctctctctctctctctctgtctctctctctctctctctctcacacacacagattttcaCAATATGAGGGGGCAAGCTGTCAAAACTACAGCGTGTTTCAGTGTTActatttttgtcaaaaaaatgtaagtgtatCTGTACATTTGTGAGTGAAAGAGTAAGAAAACAACAGAGGAAAAGCAAAGCAGAGAGTGCGAGAACAGGAgactgaaacagagaaacagaaagaaagagagaaaacaggtaTTACACGAATTATGGCATTTTGGACTCGAGTGAAAGGAAAACACTATATGCCTCTTTTTCTCTGATTATTCAGAATCCTCAAACCAGCCTGCGCCCTTTAGCGATGGCCCGTGACTTTGTTACCTCTGTCTGAATCAGCATGAGACATCGCAGCTgaccaccaaaacaaacacagagcgGAGTCCAGGACTGCCGGAGCCTCCCACCCGGCACAGCCCCGCCAGGAAAGGCAGGAAGCTGACTGTACAAGCAAGCGCATACGTCACGTACTCTCGGAGCTCCTATGGCAGTAAAGGTAGCGTTCctgtcatgggtttgattccctgAGCACACATGAAGCTGCTCTGCATAAgacatctgccaaatgctgaaaatgttctaAGGGTGTATGGGACTGGAGCTTCAGTGTAAAGAAGACTTTGAAAGCCCATCGTCATAGCCAGGAACCTGTCCCTGTATCTGAGATGCCATCCTCCCGTCCATCGATCTATCCTTCCATCTGCccatccatccatttatccatccatccatccagccgCTAACTCACCTCCCACAAACTGGATCCCGCCCGCCACACGTCCGATGGTGCGTGAGATGAGCTCGGAGATGCAGCAGCCCATGAGCGCGGTGAGCGCCACGAGCAACAGCAATCCGCAGCCGGTCCCTGTGACGACCGTACAGATCCTCCACTCCAGGCTCGGGATGCCCTGGAACGAGGCGTAACGGCCGCACTGTTCCACCATCGTGGTTCCGCCGCGCACCTCGTCCCGGACCGGGTACGAGCAGCGCCGGAAGGTGCCGAAGGCCACGGGCTTCCCCATCTGGGACCCCAGCAGCCAGTAGGGCATGAAGAAGCCGATGCAGGAGGCAGCCGCACACAGCAGTGAGAGCAGAGCCCACACCACCCCCGTGCACGTGAGGCTGGACCCCATCACCcaccgtctgtctctctcacacacacgctggatGCCTTCTGAGAGAAGAGTAGTaaatgaagagtgtgtgtgtgtgtgtacgtgtgtgtgtgcgcctgaatgtgtgtgttttatgctcTCCCAGTCCACATGTCCTGTGTGTAGTGCCCGTGCATTTGTATGTCAGGTTGCTAAGACTGCAGCTCCGGCTCCCATGCCTCCAACTCGGACCTGCAACGACGAAAAAAAGACAAACGACTGGCTAGAGTGTCCGCGCGCAGCAGATGGCCTATGTTTAAGGAAACCGGAATGGTAGACCTTCTCCCACTAAAGTTTTTATAAATAACGGTGGGAACCGTTAAAGTGGGAAAGGTGTGAACCGTTAAAGTCCCGTGCCCTCTTTTTGATTTGCACTACCGGGTGTGCGATGGGGAAACAATGCAGACGCACGTGAGGTAGTTAGACGTCGACACCTTTCATCTGTCGAGTTAGTGAATGGTACTGAGCTATTTCCTAGCGTGCAGTGTATTGGAATGTATCCAAAGAAATGTCTACCaatgtaccaaaaaaaaaaaaaccggtGCGATCAGTTCCACAAAAAGTGATTTTCGCGCTACataaatattgaataaaatatGTCAAACGTGATTAAAAGATCTTACATTTTTCGACCCCAAGATCAACGTCGATCCCAAGCGCTCCAAAATAAGCCGTTACTCAAATAAGTTCTGTTAAAATTAAAACTTCAGGCGCAAAGCTCATCCCAAtggtcttcctcttcctcggtAAATTCTTCCTCCCGCAGCGCCACTGAAGTCACGGCAGTCCGCAGAGTTCGCTCGCCTCTCAGAAGGCACGGGACCTTTATCTCCGCGAGCACATCCACGCGCTTGTGCCCGGAACGTCCCGGCGGACGGCGCGAGGCTGGGAGAGGGCACTCCGTCGTCTCGCGACTCTCCGCCCACGGCGTGCTCCGCTCGCTCTGCAAGGGCGCAAGACTCCGCCTGGCTGTGGCGTGCGAAGCTGCTCCGGGCGCCGTGCTCGGGCGGGAGTCGTCCGCGTCGAAATGTCCACGCTCGTCGGTAGAGTAAGCTTCGGCTGTGCGGAGCAGCGAGACGTTTAACGCCTCAGTGACGTGCAGTGATGAAAACGCGCTACCAGATCCTACTTGTAAAATGTCCTATGTACGAAACGGAGAGTCCAAGACATGCACCTAAACACGCAGGTAAAAATCCTGGAAGACACCAAACCCTGAAATGTCGTCATATTATTTTCCCATCAGAGAGAAAAGAactaaagggtttttttttttcgtttcttctttttaaaaaaacaaaaacaaaaacaaaactatttaaTTTCCATGAGCTCGAGTGGAATATGTTTGAAATAGCAGAGAATGATCGTGTAGATAAGAAAGGACTATTAAGTGTCTTGTATGGAAATGTGATGGTAATAGCTTGACGTTTAGAGCAAAGCACTCTGAAAATGCCCGAAGCTCCTCTGTTTTGGTCCAAGTTCATATCAATCAGCCGCCAGCCTCATTAGGacagtgtatataaatatataaacgtTTTTCTGGCTCGTACTGACTACATTGGCTGTTAGATTAATGATTCAACTGAAAGGtattttcatgcatttcttACCAAATGCAGTGTAACCTCCCTGTCAACCACGAATCTCCCAAATGAAACTAGACGATTTAAATCCTCTCAAGGTCTGTTATCTTCTTTCAGGTATGcgggatgtgtatgtgtgagcgtttgtgtgtgcgcgcgcgcgcgcgtaaTTGTTTTCCAACCCAAATTAGTGTTGCGATCCTGGTGAGATCAAGAGtagtctttgtttctctctctctctctctctctctctctctctctctctctctctctctctctctcacacacacacacacacacacacacacacacacacacacacacacacacacacacacacacacacacacactcacacacacacatagttgaTTCCTGTCATGCTTTGTGGGGACTGTACTGTCAACCTCTGAAAACCAATAAGAGCTCATGGGAAATGAGCAGAGCTGTCTCAATCAGGGCTCTGGAACCTGTAAACACTGAAGCACTCTAGAGTGTGCAGCACAAATCACTCACTGGTAGCTCTGCACTTCTAGATCCCTCTAGATCAGCTTAAACCGATTTCTGGAATAAGGTCTTTTGGTTAATGCTTAAACACAATTCTTGGATCAAAACGAACAGTTCAGGATTTTGGGAGCAAACTCAGACATTAAAACCAATCATAGTACAATGTCTGACAGCCTTTTTCCAGGTTATGACTGGATAAATCTATGGCTGCAGACCCAATATGTAAGGAGAACAGGAAATCATAACAAAAGATATGTGTAGGGTTGTGGTTTTGAACttccttaaaacattttcataagtACGAAACCACAACCCCACTACTAAACGGAACAGAACTAGAGAGGTGTGGCGCGAGTTTAAACCATGTAATGGGCTTGCAAGGAGAGTGTGTAGAATGAGTGTCGGTTCTCCCGTGTCAGCAGAACACTGGCTGGAGTGGTTGTAACCTTTACTTGCTGTTCATTTTGACTGTATGTGCGTGACCACGGAGTGTGTAACAGAGGGAAAGTCTAAGAGTGCAGGCTCTGTGCATTACACGGTTAGTTAATGATCTGCCATCTATAGCGTGCTGACCCAGACCAATGGTTGCATGTGTTACACACTTCATAATCAGttctgttgtttattattactCTAGTGCAGAGGGATCTCTGAACATGGAAACAGTCAATGAAATGCAATTAAAGAAAGAACCAGGACTGAAAGCACAGTGGTTCTATTCCCCTGATGGGAATTTTGCACAATTAACTGCGATTGATCATTAAGACAACAGGAGAGTCAAACAGCACCACCACCCAGCTTCACCCTCCTTTACATGCACGTGGCGTTCGCTGCAGCTTCAGAAGCAGTGATATATGATTTCTGCTAGCCTAATGATATTAGGCCCAAAGAATACAATCACATTTCTAATTATTCCTGCTGATTCTGCCATGGAAATGAACAACAGGCAATGGAATCATGTCACTAACGGTCTTGTATCCCGGTCCAGACACCACGGAGCCTAAGTCGGGGGGTCGGGGTCACCACCCGGTCACCTCTCACTGCAGAGGTCAGAgtctctgttttaaaaatgttgcatcACCGCCACCGCTCATCAGCCGGCTTTCCTAGCGAACCATTGCAGAGTCAGCAAACATATTTCCTCCAAGAGAAAGTGAAGCCAAACCCTGCAAGTTCTCAAGCTGTTGCCCACGCTTCACCGCAGAGGATGATGGGAATGCTGTAGAGTAATATGCCCATTCCTCTCACCCAGACAGAAGTAGTGCCTGTTTCACTCCCTTGGACCTCCAGCCACAGGTGGCTGTGGCATCATCAGGGGTCGAACCAGCAAAGCAACAATGATAGAGTAAAGGTTACTCGCCccactcaggtgtgtgtgtgtgtgtgagagagagagagagagagagagagagagagagagagagagagagagagagacagagagagagagagagagtgaacctgtgtgtgtgtgtgtgtgtgtgtgagagagagagagagagagagagagagagagagagaaagagagagagtgaacctgtgtgtgtgtgtgtgtgtgtgtgtgtgagagagagagagagagagagagagagagagagaaagagagagagtgaacctgtgtgtgtgtgtgtgtgtgtgtgtgtgtgagagagagagagaaaaagagagagagtgaacctgtgtgtgtgtgtgtgtgtgtgtgtgagagagagagagagagagagagagagagaaagagagagagtgaacctgtgtgtgtgtgtgtgtgtgtgtgtgagagagagagagaaaaagagagagagtgaacctgtgtgtgtgtgtgtgtgtgtgtgtgtgtgtgtgagagagagagagagagagagagagagagagagagagaaagagagagagtgaacctgtgtgtgtgtgtgtgtgtgtgtgagagagagagagagagagagagagaaagagagagagagaaagagagagagtgaacctgtgtgtgtgtgtgtgtgtgtgtgagagagagagagagagagagagaaagagagagagtgaacctgtgtgtgtgtgtgtgtgtgtgtgtgtgtgtgtgagagagagagagagagagagagagagagagagagaaagagagagagtgaacctgtgtgtgtgtgtgtgtgtgtgtgtgtgagagagagagagagagagagagaaagtgaacctgtgtgtgtgtgtgtgtgtgtgtgtgagagagagagagagagagagagagagagaaagagagagagagaaagagagagagtgaacctgtgtgtgtgtgtgtgtgtgtgtgtgagagagagagagaaaaagagagagagtgaacctgtgtgtgtgtgtgtgtgtgtgtgtgtgtgtgtgagagagagagagagagagagagagagagagagaaagagagagagtgaacctgtgtgtgtgtgtgtgtgtgtgtgtgagagagagagagagagagagagaaagagagagagagaaagagagagagtgaacctgtgtgtgtgtgtgtgtgtgtgtgagagagagagagagagagagagagagagagaaagagagagagtgaacctgtgtgtgtgtgtgtgtgtgtgtgtgtgtgagagagagagagagagagagagagagagaaagagagagagtgaacctgtgtgtgtgtgtgtgtgtgtgtgtgtgtgtgagagagagagagagagagagagagagagagaaagagagagagtgaacctgtgtgtgtgtgtgtgtgtgtgtgagagagagagagagagagagagagagaaagagagagagtgaacctgtgtgtgtgtgtgtgtgtgtgtgtgagagagagagagagagagagagagaaagagagagagtgaacctgtgtgtgtgtgtgtgtgtgtgtgtgtgtgtgagagagagagagagagagagagaaagagagagagtgaacctgtgtgtgtgtgtgtctagtttaTGACATAGCTCTGCCTTGGAGTTGATGACACATTTATGGACTTCATAAATGCCATTATGTGCTTGCAGTAGGTGTGAATGGCTTTGaccactttgttttttttctctcgctctctgcatgcgcgcacacacgtgcacacacgcacacacacacacacacacacacacacacacctccctagCCTAGGGGAGTGCAAGAAACAAACCCCACTGCACTCTGCTCTTagttctgttttgcttttttggtgTACAAAAACAGTGCAGATGCAGACATCTTTATTAAAATCACTTCTACAGCAATGAAAGTAAATCTTGTTATTGCAGTTAATGAGG from Electrophorus electricus isolate fEleEle1 chromosome 17, fEleEle1.pri, whole genome shotgun sequence carries:
- the lhfpl6 gene encoding LHFPL tetraspan subfamily member 6 protein gives rise to the protein MGSSLTCTGVVWALLSLLCAAASCIGFFMPYWLLGSQMGKPVAFGTFRRCSYPVRDEVRGGTTMVEQCGRYASFQGIPSLEWRICTVVTGTGCGLLLLVALTALMGCCISELISRTIGRVAGGIQFVGGLLIGSGCALYPLGWDSEEVRQTCNNSSNQFELGSCEIGWAFYCAGAGAATAMLVCTWMACFAGKKQKQYPY